A genomic window from Punica granatum isolate Tunisia-2019 chromosome 2, ASM765513v2, whole genome shotgun sequence includes:
- the LOC116196224 gene encoding oligosaccharyltransferase complex subunit ostc-like, with protein MAPKPETQASPSSASDPLSSAAGAAGLIDPVFHILSILPYSFLRPPRLRLKLPTLTLPSPMTVYALILLTYFMVVSGIVYDVIVEPPGIGSSQDPVTGSVRPVVFLPGRVNGQYIIEGLSSGFMFVIGGIGIVFMDMALDKNRAKSVKSSYATAGVLSVVLAYVMIMLFLRIKIPAYLR; from the exons ATGGCACCAAAACCGGAGACCCAGGCCTCGCCCTCCTCCGCCTCAGATCCGCTGTCATCCGCCGCCGGAGCAGCCGGCTTAATCGACCCCGTCTTCCACATCCTCAGTATCCTCCCCTACAGCTTCCTCCGCCCGCCCCGCCTCCGCCTCAAGCTCCCAACCCTAACCCTCCCTTCCCCCATGACCGTCTACGCCCTCATCCTCCTCACCTACTTCATGGTCGTCTCCGGAATCGTCTACGACGTCATCGTCGAGCCCCCGGGGATCGGGTCCTCCCAGGATCCCGTCACAGGATCCGTCCGCCCGGTCGTGTTCCTGCCCGGCAGAGTCAACGGGCAGTACATCATTGAAG GTCTCTCGTCCGGGTTCATGTTTGTAATCGGTGGGATAGGAATCGTCTTTATGGATATGGCTCTGGACAAGAACCGGGCAAAGAGTGTGAAGTCCTCATATGCTACTGCTGGGGTTCTTTCTGTTGTTCTTGCTTATGTGATGATTATGCTCTTCCTTCGCATCAAAATCCCAGCATATCTTAGGTGA
- the LOC116196225 gene encoding plant intracellular Ras-group-related LRR protein 6-like, giving the protein MYEQPQLVRMDSRKKVMMERRRSSSMREQERPETVDLSGRNLESLVPSPSLNLRIIYKLDLSNNNLQMIPESLIARMLNLVVLDLHSNQLRALPNSIGCLSKLKVLNLAGNNLELLPKTIENCRSLEELNVNFNQLVKLPNTIGFELINLKKLIVGSNKLVRLPLSTGHLTSLRHLDVSLNWLQALPEDLENLTDLQVLNVSQNFHHLTSLPYSIGLLLSLVELNASYNNIRALPDSMGCLGKLRKLRIEGNPLVSPPMEVVRQGVEEVKMYLSEKMNNNHISPRKKTNKKTWIRKLVRYGTFNSRCTTPHANDEERKGSKMLDGSRSVSYISSMNMAAFSPWRLFSPKHRSAK; this is encoded by the exons ATGTATGAGCAGCCACAGCTGGTGAGGATGGACTCTAGGAAGAAGGTGATGATGGAGAGGAGAAGATCATCTTCCATGAGGGAACAAGAGAGGCCTGAGACTGTCGACTTGAGTGGGAGGAATTTGGAGTCTCTTGTCCCAAGCCCTTCCTTGAACTTGAGGATCATCTACAAACTAGATCTCTCCAACAACAATCTTCAA ATGATACCGGAGTCCTTGATTGCGAGGATGCTTAACTTGGTGGTTCTAGACCTGCACTCGAATCAGCTGAGAGCCCTCCCCAACTCGATCGGTTGTCTCTCAAAGCTCAAAGTCTTGAATTTGGCTGGAAACAATCTGGAATTGCTCCCAAAGACCATAGAGAATTGCAG ATCCCTGGAAGAGCTAAATGTCAACTTCAACCAGTTGGTCAAGCTTCCCAACACTATCGGTTTCGAGCTCATCAACCTCAAAAAACTAATAGTCGGCTCCAACAAGCTCGTGCGTCTGCCTCTGTCCACTGGCCATCTAACCTCTCTACGCCACCTTGATGTCAGTTTGAACTGGCTACAGGCGCTTCCAGAGGACCTTGAGAATCTGACGGACCTCCAAGTCCTAAATGTGAGCCAGAACTTCCACCACCTCACATCCCTGCCCTACTCAATCGGCCTCCTCCTCTCCTTAGTCGAGCTCAACGCCAGTTACAACAACATCAGGGCACTGCCAGACTCCATGGGATGCCTCGGGAAGCTCCGGAAGCTTAGGATTGAAGGGAACCCCCTCGTCTCGCCACCCATGGAGGTGGTGCGGCAAGGCGTGGAGGAGGTGAAGATGTACTTGAGCGAGAAGATGAATAATAACCACATAAGTCCGAGGAAGAAGACGAACAAGAAGACCTGGATCAGGAAGTTGGTGAGGTATGGAACCTTCAACTCAAGATGTACTACTCCACATGCAAATGATGAAGAGAGGAAAGGATCCAAAATGCTCGATGGTTCTCGTTCTGTAAGTTACATCTCATCGATGAACATGGCAGCTTTCTCCCCGTGGCGGCTCTTCTCGCCAAAACATCGTTCCGCCAAATGA
- the LOC116194712 gene encoding uncharacterized protein LOC116194712 isoform X3 has protein sequence MARFISPTNFATTLSACAQCSPYATTRFQISPSIFLAMASPKSDREEYRESFEILQLQMGSTGHRVVAKFSGLMNLAVSFNVGGSIVLTQNPAFHCQQVAEMIILWIVVLSVGAAFPCTLPIRRLLLLMLMRNPSCTDSINRKRSKPKSKFLHHRSRWHRGERVRRHGSGTQVPLNQFLGV, from the exons ATGGCGAGGTTCATCAGTCCGACGAACTTCGCCACAACCTTATCAGCCTGTGCCCAGTGCTCCCCATATGCAACCACGAGATTTCAAATCTCTCCCTCGATATTCCTTGCCATGGCAAGTCCGAAGTCTGATCGCGAGGAATATCGAGAGAGCTTCGAAATCTTGCAGTTGCAGATGGGGAGCACCGGACATAGGGTTGTTGCGAAGTTTTCCGGACTGATGAACCTTGCCGTCTCATTCAACGTGGGTGGAAGCATCGTCCTCACTCAGAATCCGGCGTTCCACTGCCAGCAAGTCGCTGAAATGATCATATTGTGGATTGTAGTGCTCTCTGTGGGAGCCGCGTTTCCCTGCACGCTGCCTATAAGAAGATTGCTGCTCTTGATGCTGATGCGAAATCCCTCTTGTACGGATTCGATCAATCGCAAGCGGAGCAAGCCTAAGTCGAAATTTCTCCACCACAGGAGCCGCTGGCACAGGGGAGAGAGGGTCAG GAGACATGGTAGTGGGACACAGGTTCCGCTAAACCAG TTTCTT
- the LOC116194712 gene encoding uncharacterized protein LOC116194712 isoform X1 — protein MARFISPTNFATTLSACAQCSPYATTRFQISPSIFLAMASPKSDREEYRESFEILQLQMGSTGHRVVAKFSGLMNLAVSFNVGGSIVLTQNPAFHCQQVAEMIILWIVVLSVGAAFPCTLPIRRLLLLMLMRNPSCTDSINRKRSKPKSKFLHHRSRWHRGERVRRHGSGTQVPLNQQYLQVCVIRSFGYGDMVEF, from the exons ATGGCGAGGTTCATCAGTCCGACGAACTTCGCCACAACCTTATCAGCCTGTGCCCAGTGCTCCCCATATGCAACCACGAGATTTCAAATCTCTCCCTCGATATTCCTTGCCATGGCAAGTCCGAAGTCTGATCGCGAGGAATATCGAGAGAGCTTCGAAATCTTGCAGTTGCAGATGGGGAGCACCGGACATAGGGTTGTTGCGAAGTTTTCCGGACTGATGAACCTTGCCGTCTCATTCAACGTGGGTGGAAGCATCGTCCTCACTCAGAATCCGGCGTTCCACTGCCAGCAAGTCGCTGAAATGATCATATTGTGGATTGTAGTGCTCTCTGTGGGAGCCGCGTTTCCCTGCACGCTGCCTATAAGAAGATTGCTGCTCTTGATGCTGATGCGAAATCCCTCTTGTACGGATTCGATCAATCGCAAGCGGAGCAAGCCTAAGTCGAAATTTCTCCACCACAGGAGCCGCTGGCACAGGGGAGAGAGGGTCAG GAGACATGGTAGTGGGACACAGGTTCCGCTAAACCAG
- the LOC116194712 gene encoding uncharacterized protein LOC116194712 isoform X2 — MARFISPTNFATTLSACAQCSPYATTRFQISPSIFLAMASPKSDREEYRESFEILQLQMGSTGHRVVAKFSGLMNLAVSFNVGGSIVLTQNPAFHCQQVAEMIILWIVVLSVGAAFPCTLPIRRLLLLMLMRNPSCTDSINRKRSKPKSKFLHHRSRWHRGERVRRHGSGTQVPLNQLQFLGV; from the exons ATGGCGAGGTTCATCAGTCCGACGAACTTCGCCACAACCTTATCAGCCTGTGCCCAGTGCTCCCCATATGCAACCACGAGATTTCAAATCTCTCCCTCGATATTCCTTGCCATGGCAAGTCCGAAGTCTGATCGCGAGGAATATCGAGAGAGCTTCGAAATCTTGCAGTTGCAGATGGGGAGCACCGGACATAGGGTTGTTGCGAAGTTTTCCGGACTGATGAACCTTGCCGTCTCATTCAACGTGGGTGGAAGCATCGTCCTCACTCAGAATCCGGCGTTCCACTGCCAGCAAGTCGCTGAAATGATCATATTGTGGATTGTAGTGCTCTCTGTGGGAGCCGCGTTTCCCTGCACGCTGCCTATAAGAAGATTGCTGCTCTTGATGCTGATGCGAAATCCCTCTTGTACGGATTCGATCAATCGCAAGCGGAGCAAGCCTAAGTCGAAATTTCTCCACCACAGGAGCCGCTGGCACAGGGGAGAGAGGGTCAG GAGACATGGTAGTGGGACACAGGTTCCGCTAAACCAG CTGCAGTTTCTT